One segment of Methanobacterium formicicum DSM 3637 DNA contains the following:
- a CDS encoding rubredoxin: MRRYKCKVCNYIYDPEAGEPRTNTPPGTAFEDLPDNWNCPKCGAGKFRFIPI, translated from the coding sequence ATGAGAAGGTACAAATGTAAGGTTTGTAATTATATCTACGACCCTGAAGCAGGGGAACCAAGAACCAATACTCCTCCTGGAACTGCTTTTGAGGATTTACCAGATAACTGGAACTGTCCCAAGTGTGGTGCTGGAAAATTCCGATTTATTCCTATCTAA
- a CDS encoding rubredoxin, with translation MSRYKCKVCGYIYDSESGEPRNGTDPGTEFDTLPDNWFCPHCGANKTRFIAI, from the coding sequence ATGAGCAGATACAAATGCAAAGTTTGTGGCTATATTTACGACAGTGAATCCGGCGAACCGCGTAATGGAACTGATCCTGGAACTGAATTTGATACCCTGCCTGATAACTGGTTCTGTCCTCATTGTGGGGCTAATAAAACCCGTTTCATTGCAATTTAA
- a CDS encoding pyrimidine dimer DNA glycosylase/endonuclease V: MRLWSLHPKYLDSKGLVALWREGLLARAVLKGKTKGYTNHPQLIRFRKQDHSILFLDTYLNHVYLEANRRGYNFNHDKIGTERTSKQIPVTSGQISYELEHLQKKLKKRDNKRYQEINKLLKQGDSPIPNPILNVIPGDIEIWEKLKK; the protein is encoded by the coding sequence ATGAGACTCTGGAGCCTCCATCCTAAATATTTAGATAGTAAAGGGTTAGTAGCACTATGGAGAGAGGGTTTACTTGCCAGGGCAGTTCTAAAGGGGAAAACCAAAGGTTACACTAATCATCCCCAATTGATTCGTTTCAGGAAACAGGATCACTCCATTCTTTTTTTAGATACTTACTTAAACCATGTTTACCTGGAAGCAAATAGAAGAGGATACAATTTTAACCATGATAAAATAGGAACCGAACGTACTTCTAAGCAGATTCCAGTTACCAGTGGACAGATATCCTATGAACTGGAACACCTTCAGAAAAAACTCAAAAAAAGGGACAATAAAAGATATCAGGAAATAAATAAACTATTGAAACAGGGGGATTCACCCATTCCCAACCCTATTTTAAATGTTATTCCCGGAGATATTGAGATTTGGGAGAAATTAAAGAAATAA
- a CDS encoding universal stress protein gives MFNTIMVPTDGSEYSKKAEDTALALAKKLGSVVVAVHIIDDKLIYPYEVLEEEGKSILRDVQKKGNEMDVDVHEILIVGSPTNDMAKIAQKAGADLVILSTHGKTGLERLIMGSVAENAIKKISVPVMLVK, from the coding sequence ATGTTTAACACCATAATGGTTCCAACTGACGGATCAGAGTATTCTAAAAAGGCTGAAGACACTGCATTAGCCCTGGCCAAAAAACTGGGTTCTGTAGTTGTAGCAGTTCACATTATTGATGATAAACTCATATATCCCTATGAAGTGTTAGAAGAAGAGGGTAAAAGCATTTTAAGGGATGTGCAAAAAAAGGGTAATGAAATGGATGTGGATGTCCATGAGATACTGATTGTTGGAAGCCCTACCAATGATATGGCTAAAATTGCCCAGAAGGCAGGTGCAGATCTGGTAATACTAAGCACCCATGGTAAAACCGGTCTGGAAAGGCTTATAATGGGTAGTGTAGCAGAAAATGCCATAAAAAAGATATCAGTACCAGTGATGCTGGTAAAATAA